Within Tenebrio molitor chromosome 3, icTenMoli1.1, whole genome shotgun sequence, the genomic segment ATAAGAATGAATCAATACAATTAAGACGCCATTTCCACTCTTTGCTCGTAGGTGTTACCTAATTGCAAAATtcatacataaaaaaaaattaacaacaccTCATTCAATTGTGTTTTTGCTTCGACTTCcattcttaattttttgtgaattctCTGCGTGTTCTATTTACACTTATTTCGGTGGCAAACAAAACCCAGAGAAAAAGTGTAGATTAGGAAAGTTTTCATAATATCTGTGCGACCATTCAACTCCGAATAATACGAATCTGTTTCCATCtctgaaataatttcaaaacggGACCTCTGCCGGTGACATCAACGGATCAGAATGCGATCACATTTTAAGCTGACGAGAACCTCATGCAAATATCGTATTTATTCCATTACATCCTGAAAGTGGCATGTCCTTATgaaaccatttaaaaatagaaaactcCCAATTACAGTTTCGGCCGGCGTGCAATTAGACCAGAAATACATAATCGCAGGACTTTATTAGCTCTTCCCACCATGAAATTATCGGTGCCATTTGGAAATCCAGGCCGTATTCTTCACGGTGAAGAGTTTTACCTTCGACCTGGCTGAGCCATCGGCGTCTTCTTTTCTTGATGGCTAATTGCGACTTGGGCCACTAAAAGCGACAGCGGTTCCCAGGATAGTTGGATAACTGTTAATCGGCAAAAAGAGCGGCCTCGAGCAGAAACGAAACCAAGAGTTGCATCCGAGCTCGTCATTAGCATGAAAACGGACCCGCGTGTTctatttgtttttgaaaacGACACGAATTTCACTGCGCTAATTGACCGCAGGAGGAAAGCGGGGAAGCCCCGACACCGAAAATCACCGGAAATAAATAACCGGGTGTCACAAACAGATCGATCAATATCCGGTTAGCGCCGTTTTAATTAATCGAAAAACTTACCCCGTCGGAACGTAATTTTTGTTACCTAATTTGACAGGGGAGGAAGACGTGAAAAATTCGCTGCAATTTGGCTCGTTAAATAAGTAGCGAAGTGCGCTAATTACAAGTTTCGCTTCGAATTTCAGACGGGGATGGATTTTTATTGCTCTCGTGACATTTTTCAGGTGACGGggtagatttttatttttgggcGATTTGTCTGAACCCCCGACGCGATCAAATTTTGTTGCTGCGTTATGTAAAAAGTTTGATGGAGCTGATGGGAGATATTTGATTAAGGTTCCCAAGGCAACGCTTTTTGCGACATGGAAAAATTGAAAGCAAAAAGGATTACGCCGCCGGTAATTTATTACCCGAACAGGGAAATAATGGAACGTCTCgtattaaaaataacttaGACGGATTTAGACACTTGCCATCTACTGACACTTCTGCAGGAGGGAATCGCGCCTTAGGGATTTTCTGATCAGAGATGTGCGAATGCGTCTATCACAGTGTACGAATTTGTTACAAAACGAAAAACTAACGAGAAATGCTAAATGCTTTGGAAGAGAGAAACTGGAAACTACAGTTCGAAGCTTTATTGCAGCCGGTGTTTGTTACAGTTGTTTATTAGATTAACTGTTCTCACACGTTTAGCCAATCTAGTTACAGTTAATAAAGCTAATAAACACAgcttttccattaaaaaatttgttataaagTTGTCGcacaaattttgataaaatggtTTCGAATGGTTAATCAAGATCTTTCACCAAGAGAttaattaatgtaaaacaCTTTGAAGTATTATATTATTAACGTAGAGCATGATCTAGATAACATGCGTATAAAGCCCTAAGTGGGATGTTTACGCACACGCGCGCAGCGATTCTTGTAATCCCACGggtaaatagttatttgtgtatcaagccCAAAAACTGCCCGTGTCTGACTTtactggccgaggcgcagccgaggcatTTTTTGGCAGAgcatattatattttttaggcaaccgTACGTACCTACTACAAAgaaaaagacatcattggaaaaattataaatttattttgtatcaacctttttcaaatatgtagctTGCcgacaaaactagaaatttactatgtATTTGCAATACAAACTTATGTACATAGTTTATGAcaacaggacaattatcggttttgtcggtttcgttgctaacttactaaacagacccaagagatggcgccacggtcagcgtccgaaaaagagttacttttcgtccgctagTGAGTACGTGAAAtaaccgttttcattaaacgtgggtaaaaaattaattgtttgaatttttctcTCTTTGAGTTCCATTCAAAGACAATAAATATTGAACAACTGTCGTACTACTTTCTCTGTGTGATTGTACCCGTAAGAgtaattttaataactgtaaagATATTAGTTTTCTATTGTTTGTGAACTGTGAAGGTAcagttttttcatttaattatttaattagacaTTTGTACCATCCAAGTAGTTCACGTATTGACAGTATCGCGCGTTccaatgaaatcctgggctcaGTAGGcgttaaaccgtttagaacagtgtaaagtttgaatttcccgccgtttgacaccaatgacatttgtttatgtttaattgggACATAACTGAACAGTAAAGGGTGCCCTTatatatttgcttcgagaatggGAATCGgtacgttattctatttttggatgtaaaacattgcaaagaaagaaaaaaaagaaaaaaaatttgtctctaaattttaggttagctgtcaacatactccaattaatctaAAGAAGATGAAATAGCTTAGGTTGGATTTCTTGCACTTTTAACTGATAACCAAGTTCGTGTATTTTGCTTTCAAATCGTCCCCAGAACTTGACCTACTGTGAAAGTAACTCAGTCTTTACTCTCCTGAACAAACCCTGAAAGTGTCTGGTGCGCCGGTAGCATGTTTACTTATCCGATTTGCCTCCACCAAATATGCTCGAGGCCCGATTTCGCCATCCGCCCACCACAAAGACTTCTAAATTCAAATTGACTTGTCCcggaaataaaaacaatttccctccaattctaaaaaaataccCGGTCGAAACCCTCTCCTGGGCGGATGCACAACAATGTTTTTAAACGGGGATCGTTCAGACAACACGTCAAGAACTCAAATATTGGATCCGTTTTCCTCGGAGACTCGTCGAATTGAAAAGCTCCGGATTATTTTACTGCAGAGGTAAAACACTTGTGGAATGAAAAGTCGCCGTCAAAGCAGCGCCGAGACTTAATCGATTCCGGGCGGCATCCAAACTTGCCAACTTCCAAAATCGAATCATGCAAGTTCATGCAGCGAAGTTGCCGTCGCGCCCCATAAAACCTGCAATCTGTACACCAGGATAATTGCAGGATGCGTCCCGGAATCGTGTTGGCACAGATGTCtcactttttattatttgattttataaCTGACGTTTATGTATTTTCGTTCAATTCGGTTTAGGGGTTCAACATCCTTTACTATCTGCGCCGCTTCCGAATTCCATCAACCCTCTCCCATAAATATTAAACGGGTTCGGGGGTTTACTGTCGAACTTTTAACGCACTCGCGGCCTCTTCGGTCGGGCCATtgattgaataaatttaagaaatggGGAACCGCGTCAGGGATGTACTACACCACTTGACGGAACTAAAGGACCGTAAACAATTCTTCCTCGACGAAGAATTCAACAACTTCTTAATAAATCAGTTGCGAGAATCTGTATTGATGAGAAACATTACCAAGAATGGTGCTACCCTAAGCAGTAGAGGTAGTATgtataatttatgtttatttgtttgtttgtgcATCTCTGTGGCCTTAAGTGCTGAATCAATTTCGAAGAGATTTTCATTTCCTGATGGTTCATTTATCCATGGGTGACACAAGATATTTAAGAACACGCTATCTTATCAGTAGTaggtacaaaaattaaatcgaaagGGAGTGGTCGGTACAATGTAGGTTTATTTCTACACGTGAATGTCTCCAGAGTTGAAATTGACCCATTTttacacaaacaaaaaatcttctgTGTTCTTAAAAAGTACAAAGTAAGAATAAAACTAGTTCTTTACTTTGTCTCTTGTCGTATTTTCATTCGGCGGAGATGCACCAAAGGGCCATCAAGTGAAATAATCTCTGTTCACATTTATTAAAGCTTGCAACACGAGTCCCGTCTAATGGCTCCATTAAAAAAGAACTCGTTAAAGTCGTCTTTAAAGTGGTTCAACAAGACGTCAGCCAGCAACTGCACCATTAATTTGACAAATGgatgtttagagcaaaatgtCTAGGTGAGATTCTATAGGGCTTCAATATATGATGCACTCACCAGGTGAGGCTCTTATTGAAAATCGGTCGAGGTAAAAACCACCACTTCAATTTGCACAGATGTGACACTTTGCGATGCGGACACGGTCATTAGAGAGTAAAATTCTATTATCATCCTGGATTTGTATGCGAAATGTCCACAGCTGGCAGTAAATATGCAAATTGGAGTTTCTACCTTCGTCTCATTATTGTAATGTTGTGACGCTACCTGGTCTTGTTTGTTAAGTTGTTAGTCAGAGGTCAGCGTTGGCATGCGAGAAATGCGTCTGTTAATTCTGGGTGGATTGCACTGGGTCCGTTCTTTACCGATTAAAATGTTATAGACGGAATCAGATGGCGATCAGGTCGAAATGAGGTCTGCGACATCAAAGCGCTAGGCAACCCAACAAACACCATAAACACTTTCAAATACAAAGgtgtaaaaattttcgtttctttcgtataaatatttaactttgAGTAATTCGGGACGACGAAGTGGTTCTAGATTCTCTCAGATGTTAATTGCGGAGCTTTCAGTGACGAATTTACTTTGATGTGAATGATACTAAGTAGGAGGTGGGGTGGGCCATTAAACCCATTTGTGTCTAAACCTCCAAGAGCGAGGCTTGTCCAGATGCGAATTTCTGATACTTCGGCCTCGCGACGCGCaggttaattaattttgatagacttataattaaattaaacgtctaattaaatgtaattcaattttaaaaattggaagggtttgaaaattaatacaatctgaaaatctaaatgattttttatttgtattgcaAGTTAGAAAAGAAACACTTTCCTACGAACATCTGTCAAAGAGGTTATCATAAAAGTCATCAAGGTTGGACGTGCCACTACAGGAGGTCTTGTAATACATTTTAAGcgtaaatatttagtttaacatttaatttttggtcattttctTAAACTTTCAGGAAATATATTACTACATGCTTACCAAACAAAAACTATTTTACTGGTTGtggttataattaatttttttaatttttttcttggcaTTGTTATCCACAGTAAGAAAATGTATTCAGTGCTCATTCTCATAAAAATAATCTCATTAAAGTAAGAAATGAATTTAGTGTAGCGACGACAAAACATTGATGAATCGCAGGATTTAATTAGGAAAAGGCCGAGCTTCAGCAGATTAGACAAAAGATTAAAGACTAATTAAACTTAGCAATGTTACTTATCCTACTCTACGAATTTCAAAAGCACTTAACattaattcatttaatttcgTTTGTAACGAAACTAGGAAAGGActgaatattaaaattattttattgaaatacaaaaagtgaggttaagtaacaaaaggaaaaaataacTTACATAATTTGctcacatttaaatttataaaagggatttagtttttcattcattccacaatacaaaaaatatccCTTGGAGAATGTTTGACATTTAGCGAAGTTGTTTTGCTTTAGATGcattaacataaataaaaataaaataattaaagatgtaattttattcttctttataatatgtatatgGGAAAAAAGCCTTCTGTGTCAAATCTCCTTATGGAAgctatatttaaaatatgattcaacattttttaaacctgTCTAGATTGTCTTAAAAATCTTCAAACATCAATCCGTCttcaaaattgtattttatgttACTCAAATCTAGTCTTGGTACTAAATAATTATTCTACGTCAAGATCGTTTTTTATTAAGGACTATTTAAGagagtatttatttttctaaatccTGTCAATCTTTTACAGAAATCCTTCTTCACTCATCTGGTTCTTCTTTAGCTTATTTGTCCATTAAAGAAGCTTGAGAATCTCGTGATGGTGCAGCTTATCTCAGAGACTCGTGACTTAATGTCTTCGATGGAAAATAACCTAAATTCCCTAGTCCCAATAAAATTCCCGTAGTGCGAGTAGCATTCCTCAACGTGAGATCCTTAAACCTACAAAAAGAGTTAGCATAATTTTGTCAAATACAAGCAACAAAAACAATCAAGATGTCACAGTCACACCACGTCTTCGATTTCACACAAGCTGTTGCGGATTCATTCATAAAGCTGCATGGGCCTGTGCGTTATCATCACTTGCAGCATTTCTTCCTTGTTGGGTCCCGAAATCCGTTGCAGTTCCTCGATGTTGGTCGTGATGTCACCATGAATATTCATTGATGATCAGCGGGTCGTAAACAAGGAGGAATCTCACATACCATTCATTCGTCTCGGCCGGTGCAAATGTAGGTCTGTGGGTCCTGTTCATATCCTTATAAAGACCGATGCTAAGAGGTAAGCAGCGGCAGAAGCACTCGATTCGGCCGATGCAGCACATCGTGCAGCTCCGCACATGCCAATCAGCCTTGACCGCAAATAAATCGGCTCATCAGGAGCCCAGAGAAAGAAAATTTCCGGATCGACTTCCTCTCATAATTGACCCAATGAGCTGGTTTCGATCCTCCGATGAAACACTTTCTATTTTCCCACCAAAAGAGCATTCATCTTGAACCTGTtggtgttgttgttgttggtgTTTTTCAAGTTCAATCGAGTTCCTCATTCCACAAAACCAGTCGGACGAATCGGGGTCAGTGTATTTCTAGGTAATGACCATTCATTGAACTTGGAGATTTCCAAGAGACCAGAAAAAGGATGATGTATTGTGGTCGGAGAAATTCGAGAGGCGATTCGGgtcaatgttaataaaaagcCGGATGcaatgacaggtttttatTGGACAATCCATTAATTAACaacataaattaaataaatagcaCTGAGCGGTAATTGTTGCGATTATTAAATAGGTAGGGCGCCTCTTGATctacaaataatgtaaatCGCAGCTACCTCGCGGTTGCTCTAGAAACAAACAGAAGAAACAGACGGAAGACAAATTGATGAGAGCAACTGCAAGATCCACAGAGTTCGCCAATTAAAAATTCACTCGAAATGAATAAATTGTTCTTTCTTATGCACCACTTAGCTGGAATTGTACGCACTCCATGCCCTGTAGGCAATATCCGCGGCGTCTCTCTTCTTCCTGTATTCGTGACCACCGTGACCGTGACTGGCGTGGATGACAGTGTGGCCACCCTCGTCGTGACCAGAGTGCACCAATTTCTTCAGACCGATGATGATGGACAACATCAAGGCCAAAGCCGAGACCATGAGGGCTTTCATCGCCAAAAGACCAACACCGCCGAGACCGATAGCCGCCATCATCTTGCCCATCATCAGACCCATGATCAGGATGCCGCCCATCCCACCACCTCCTTTCTTgccaccgccgccgccgccgcctccGCCGCCACCACCACGGGGAGACCCTGCAAAAATTCAGATTCCTAAGTGACACCTGCGCCATCTGCATCTCACGTAAACAAACAGTGTAGGCAACCACTTATACAACTGTGTCGTTTGGTGTCAAGTTGGCTCCGTATTAGTGTTCGAGGGGGCCACTTCGAGTCTTAAAACCCCCAATTCAGACATTTTCCAAACCGAAGGATAACCAGTGCCGATTAAACTGTGATCGTAGTGATTTTTTATACGGTGAGACTGCCCTGCGGTTACTTCGAGGTTATGTGAATTTTGCGAATTTGAAGGGCCCCCAGGACCACGAAATGTGAAGCTAGGAGGTTACAGGTGCGTACTCTTTTATCCAAACGAGCCCCAatacaataattatattttttgtaggtttgaaaatatttgaaaatttgacattttatgctGCCAACCTAACGAAATTGTCGCCCCGAGTGAAtccaacaatttaaaatccaACCCCTCTGGAATTTCGTTCACAattacatcaaaatttaaCTTTAGCGGTATAAATTGCAGAATTGTTAACATGAATGGCCACTTAAATTTCGCGTTTTACGACCCTATAAAGAAAAATGACGCTACGTTGTATATTGTATTATCGCTTTTAGTTTTATAACTAGCGGCAACTTGGGGGCTTTAaaggtttttatttatgtattttcattATGTTTTAAGGCTTCGTTCGTGTTTTGTGGCCGATAAATGATTTAAGCGGAATTCTTGACGGGTAATTAATTTGTTCTGGTGTTGCGTGTACAGCACGTTGCCCAGTTGATGCTGCACCGTTAACCCCTCTCCCGGCCTGCTCTGATTCCCCcattgatttttaattaatcaagTGATTCTACGAATGTGTGAAGTGGGGAGCTTCTTGCTCGGCGTAAACAATTTGCCATTCATGAGATTAAATTATGAACTTCGCGCTTGAGGGAAGTTGCCACTCTGATTCTTTCCGGTGATCACGGCGGCTAAATTAATTAAGCAATTAGAATTAATGCAAATTTGTCACCCCAACGGGGCTAACTCGCCAACCGAAACGTTTCCCAAAAGGCTGGCCCTCCGAATAACGACACATGAACTAGAATGTTTTtggcgccaaattcaaaatttaaaacaaccaCATTTTTTTAGGGAAATAGATTTTTAAACCATCGCGGCTAACTGGACAACCGAAGCGTTATCGAGAATGGTGGTTGTCCGACACATCTACGAGAATGTTTTTGGcgctaaattcaaaatttaaaacaacaatttttttttagtgaaataccgtgtgaacaacaattactgattgagtaggcaataaattctggtgacttttggtgacttttatgtcatgttccaacgagaaaaccattttattaataaaagattacacatactaagacgtttaaatttgaaaagtatgccaactgtcaataatgtcaataaaacaaaccgaaatagatacaattcacagtcttgaaaattttatgtaaaatttgttatcgccaaatgaaacagttattgttgctcaccctgtagatTTTCATCACGTTTGACAATCACAGACTCGATATTTTGGTCGTTTTaaatattgtgaaaaaaacattttgaaatttgatttttttttaaatttgttaccCCAACAGGGCTAACTTGGCAACCGAAACGTGTCAGAAAAGGGTGGCCGCCTGATTTCAACATCCAAGAGAATGTTTTcggcgccaaattcaaaatacaaaatattttttttagtgaaATAGATTTTTTCACCACTAGCGCGTTTGACAATTACAGACTTGAAATTTAGGTCATTTGGAATAtgtattttggaaaaattttgaaatttgaaaatgtttttttttcacagtTTGTAACCCTCCAGGCCTTCaccaatatttgtcgtgtgaGTTCTTACCTGCGTCATTCCCTTCGATGTTGTCGAGGGCGTCCTTGAAGGCCCTGCCGAATCCTTCTCCGGGCATCAGCTCCGGCAGCCTGATCCTGAGCTCGTGGTTTTGGAGGTAGTTCTCGACGGCGCCGAGCACCGTCTTGTCGTCGGTATTGGCCCTGGCGTCGTTGTCGCTGCGGACGCTCACCAGGTGCACACCGTCGCTGATCTTGACATCCTCCGGTTGCGAGTTGAGGTATTGTCTGACGATCTTGCTTAAGATTTGGAAGCCGTGTCCAAGGTCGGCCGTTTCGGCGGAGGCCGTCGCGACGACGACGGCCAGAACCAACACCAGAAGCTTGCACATGTTCTATCGGTCGACACTTAGCAATGTGGCTTGTGACCGTCAAATCCTCCGCTTATATATCTTAGCAAAAAAAGTAGTAACTTTTCATTTAGTAGAGCTTAATGGAGCATAGAccagtaaaaaataaaggcaAATAATTTAGATCGGCTGGTCTATGAATTGACCCGGTTAGCGCGAATTCCACAATCTCTCGTTGTACAAGTGCGATTCTTGTATGGCCGCTGGTGATGGTAATTTCATCTCCGGATTTTTTGATACGGATATCTAGAGCGAGTTAAGGTCAGCTGATGGACTAACGCCTTTTCCAGTTCCATCAGCGCCTTTACGGTAATTATGGAACAAGCAGGTCGTTGCACATCCGGTGGATCCTTTCGAATCGAAGGTGCATCCCCGTATTTAAGCGAGAGGTGGCGGATCCGCCGCCGCACACGCGTCCGACGGCCCGCCCTTCGAACACCGCCGCCGCGGGCGATAACGGACCGCCGCTTTCGTCCAAACACCGACGTTATAATTGCCAGATCTAATTAAAACGGTATAAAAGTCTCGATACACAAAAATCATAAACAATTATGCTAAGCAGTTTTTTGCGCGGAATTTTATCGACGACCTGGTTCGATTCGTACAAGAAATGGTTTGACGAGGTGGCGGACAAGACAACTCTCGCTGTTTGCACGATCCGGAACGGTTCCGGTGGTGTAGTGTCAGAGGGGAgcgtttttcagtttttccacTCGCAAGGCTGGCTGGAGGGTGTAAACAACTGATTTGAATGTACCTACGCCGCTTTACATCAGACTGTGtggaacaagaaaaaaatatcaagggGCTTCTCTGTTTTCTCTTTGGACGTAAATATTAtacattaggaaaaaaattgaattaaaattaaaagcacTCTTCGGTTCGTATTGTATTTTTGCCCCAAAAGGTTTTTTGTATCGGTGTTGATTTTACTGTTTTGTTTACTTGAAAATTCCCCGATTTATAACAGTTTTTTGGTTGTTTGGCAAATACGTTCGCATTAAAACTCTACTGTCGCTATTTATCTTCGTTCCCTAATGAGCTAGCCGATGCTGctagttttaatttaatctgaGTTGTTTCAGGCTGAAATTGACGGGGTAGAAACCTGTTTACTCTTCCAGGGTTGATAGTTGTTTTTGCTTATTGACGTTTTCTTTATTAATGTGAAAATGGAAAAACACATAGACTGCTTTTTGAAATAGTTGTTTCTACTTGATGAAAacgataaaaatgaaaatagtaGTTGACTGGTATTGTTataaacttaaaaataattacataaaatatgcaataaaaCAGGTGTTGGAAGTAGCTAATGGTGCgctctttaaaaaaattgaaatgtgacatttttgGTGCCAGTGGGATTTGGGTTTAACCAGAAACACACAAATGTGATTATTTTAGTGGaatattttagtatttttccaTTTGTTAAACGAGAAACACCACATTATTTTGCgaagttttgaaaatgtttttcctcaacaagaaaacattaacaacgtaattaattattgtaaaattgcGCTTCCCAACTTTGGTCtggaataataatttaatccAGGACTGTATTGTAGTGCTTTAATACCCTTAGAAAAATTCCTTTGTCATTGTTTAGATCCCATTCATTTATTACAGCATCAGTCACTGTTTGATCATCCGAAAAATAAGTATCACGAAGGTACTAATTGTTAATCTTGTTAACAGAATTTTGGTTAACTAACATGCTGGATAATTGTActggaaatataaaaattccaaaatttaattttcttaactTCACAAGAGATGGTACcttgccttcaaataaatttggaattagagtaggctatGTAGGCTATATATTTTATCTAGTAACGGTTGGCAATAGACGTTTAACACGTGTATTGTGCTGTCCAAGGTCACTGCTGTGCctttaaaaattgcatgttaccaacttcataataaaatcacagccaactctaattccgaatttatttgaaggcacggtacTTGAATTCCTCACCATCCAAGCATGGAAATCATGAAATTGATAACTCTGAGGGATCAGTAACAGTTTTGTTCAGATAAAAATTGTgcagaaaattttgaaagatttTAAACAGTCTACATGAATATAACGAGCGTTAAGAAAATGTGGTCAGGCAAGTCATAGTTTCCTATAATTTACAAACACGGgtcgttatttttttaactgattGTTTGATACTCACTTCaaatacataacctcaatttgatcatcatgttgtaaattaaatcattaatcTGTACTCGTAGTTAAAATCATCGTGTAACTCCTTGAAAACCAGAAACCTCTCGTTGACTAGTTCTAAAAAACCTGTTTTTTTGGAAAAGAAATAATTCATAACGTCATCAAACTGCTTATTCCCTGAATAAATGACGTTAGGCAGTTGGTGAAGCTGCGCCATACGTCGACAGAAACAAAGCCACCGTTAAGTCACTGGACCACGAATATTTTTGAACGGtctatacatattttatacacctactgtcgcgagcaataaattttggtcgtcaatgtcatttcaaaatttggttagattgtcacaaatttaaaaaatttccctgcctgattatgcccatgtcaacaaagtgtcaaaaaaatgagaacaaaatgacaattaatgtcatacaacatgatgataggttatgatatttacgactgtttaacaatggagcattttcgattgcgtcaaagaatgaccttgacgaccaaaatttattgctcacGACTGTACATTTTCATCAATACTAGTTCTATG encodes:
- the Osi5 gene encoding uncharacterized protein Osi5; its protein translation is MCKLLVLVLAVVVATASAETADLGHGFQILSKIVRQYLNSQPEDVKISDGVHLVSVRSDNDARANTDDKTVLGAVENYLQNHELRIRLPELMPGEGFGRAFKDALDNIEGNDAGSPRGGGGGGGGGGGGKKGGGGMGGILIMGLMMGKMMAAIGLGGVGLLAMKALMVSALALMLSIIIGLKKLVHSGHDEGGHTVIHASHGHGGHEYRKKRDAADIAYRAWSAYNSS